One Verrucomicrobiota bacterium genomic region harbors:
- a CDS encoding sodium:calcium symporter produces MAIKESWNSRLGVILAVSGSAVGLGNFLRFPGQVAQYGGGAFMLAYFISFLLIGLPICWAEWTMGRTGGQNGFNSSPGILQAIVKHPAGKYIGVIGVLVPLVIYLYYVYIEAWCLGYSLNFLRGSMEFTSIEASTGFWATFIGAAKDGSALGFGISQVGTFLVICFALNFFLIYRGLSKGIEFFCTYAMPALVVMAIIILIRVLTLGAPDASKPDQNIVNGLGYLWNPTKVVLQERQSADEPWKTVTEIVRPAVMATHKMEAATNSNLQVVKIGIFEQLRRPGLWLAAAGQIFFSLSVGFGVIITYASYLKKSDDIVLSGLSATSANEFCEVSLGGLITIPAAYAFIGIAGVAGMGTFDLGFKVLPMVFSNMPFGNLFGFLFFFLLFLAAVTSSLSMLQPVIAFLEESLGINRKASVSILGMITAMGSLFVVYFSADVKALDTMDFWIGTFMLYVLATIQIIIFGWVIGIDEGFRQAHEGASMKIPDIYRILMKYITPAFLLIIIAFFVMENMLGWTPWGGESQVSSYVTDLVGGEDQAPNTVARMSVGVIAIIFVFLTIITASSNRFKDFLKKEGTQ; encoded by the coding sequence ATGGCGATTAAAGAATCTTGGAATTCCCGTTTGGGTGTCATTCTGGCTGTCTCCGGCAGTGCCGTCGGTTTGGGGAACTTCCTCCGATTCCCAGGACAAGTTGCTCAATATGGAGGAGGGGCATTCATGCTGGCCTACTTCATTTCTTTCCTGCTTATTGGGCTGCCCATTTGCTGGGCAGAATGGACCATGGGTCGTACCGGGGGTCAAAACGGGTTTAACTCCAGTCCCGGTATTCTCCAGGCAATTGTGAAACATCCCGCAGGGAAATACATCGGTGTAATTGGGGTCCTGGTGCCATTGGTCATCTATCTCTACTATGTTTACATTGAGGCCTGGTGTTTAGGATACTCCCTGAATTTCCTTCGAGGATCCATGGAGTTCACTTCCATCGAAGCATCCACAGGCTTTTGGGCCACCTTTATTGGAGCTGCCAAGGATGGGAGTGCACTTGGTTTTGGAATAAGCCAGGTGGGAACCTTCCTGGTTATCTGCTTCGCCCTGAATTTCTTCCTGATATACCGTGGACTTTCCAAGGGTATCGAATTCTTTTGCACGTATGCGATGCCCGCCCTGGTGGTCATGGCTATAATAATCCTGATACGCGTTCTAACACTCGGTGCTCCCGACGCCTCGAAACCCGATCAAAACATAGTCAATGGCTTGGGTTATTTGTGGAACCCTACCAAGGTGGTACTGCAGGAACGGCAATCGGCGGATGAGCCTTGGAAAACCGTAACCGAAATTGTGAGGCCGGCGGTAATGGCTACTCACAAAATGGAAGCCGCGACCAACAGCAATCTGCAGGTGGTTAAAATCGGCATCTTCGAACAGTTGCGCAGACCAGGTTTATGGTTAGCTGCCGCCGGTCAGATATTCTTTTCCCTTTCGGTGGGATTCGGCGTGATCATAACTTATGCAAGTTACCTTAAAAAATCAGACGATATTGTTTTGAGTGGATTGAGTGCAACGAGTGCCAACGAATTCTGCGAGGTCTCGCTCGGTGGACTCATTACTATACCAGCAGCTTATGCATTTATCGGTATAGCTGGTGTAGCTGGAATGGGGACCTTTGATCTCGGGTTTAAGGTACTTCCAATGGTATTCTCCAATATGCCATTCGGTAACTTGTTTGGATTCCTCTTTTTCTTCCTGCTGTTTCTGGCTGCGGTTACGAGCTCACTATCCATGTTGCAGCCAGTAATTGCATTTCTGGAAGAAAGCCTGGGGATAAACCGTAAAGCCTCTGTATCAATACTTGGCATGATCACCGCCATGGGAAGCTTGTTTGTCGTTTATTTCAGTGCCGATGTGAAAGCACTGGATACGATGGATTTTTGGATCGGCACTTTCATGCTCTATGTTTTGGCCACCATCCAAATTATTATTTTCGGATGGGTCATTGGTATTGATGAAGGATTTCGCCAGGCTCATGAGGGAGCTTCCATGAAAATCCCGGATATTTACCGAATCCTAATGAAATACATTACACCTGCTTTCCTTCTCATAATCATCGCATTTTTTGTAATGGAGAACATGCTGGGCTGGACGCCCTGGGGAGGCGAGAGTCAAGTATCTTCCTATGTAACGGATCTCGTCGGTGGAGAGGACCAAGCACCCAACACGGTAGCAAGAATGAGCGTCGGAGTAATCGCCATCATTTTTGTATTTCTTACTATTATCACCGCATCATCTAATAGATTTAAAGATTTCCTAAAGAAGGAGGGCACGCAATGA
- a CDS encoding HAD hydrolase-like protein, producing the protein MASLSDILLLWDIDGTILSAKGAGPKAFERATFHAFGEEIPLSSINWPGATDYAIAYAILEKAGREVTREAAQGLVDKYLSHLPDLLESTNAKANPGVLHLLEHFHLMPHVHQALLTGNVKCGSDIKLGYIGVNHYFLFGAFADHSDFRNDLSTHALDLARQHLHEDWSPEQVYVIGDTPKDIECGKHIGAHTVAVATGHHTVEQLMEHEPSLVLESFDDPQILISYLNR; encoded by the coding sequence ATGGCTTCTTTGAGCGACATTTTATTACTCTGGGATATTGATGGAACTATCTTATCCGCAAAAGGCGCAGGGCCCAAAGCGTTTGAACGAGCGACCTTCCACGCATTTGGCGAGGAGATTCCTTTGTCTTCCATAAACTGGCCTGGAGCGACCGATTACGCCATTGCCTACGCCATTCTGGAGAAAGCGGGTCGTGAGGTAACGAGGGAAGCTGCCCAAGGTCTTGTCGATAAGTATTTAAGCCATTTACCTGACTTGCTTGAGTCCACTAATGCCAAAGCCAACCCGGGGGTTCTTCATTTGTTGGAGCACTTTCATCTTATGCCCCATGTGCACCAAGCCCTTTTAACCGGCAACGTGAAATGTGGCTCCGATATTAAACTCGGTTATATTGGCGTGAACCATTATTTTTTATTTGGTGCATTTGCCGACCATAGTGATTTTCGTAATGATTTAAGCACGCACGCTCTCGATTTGGCCCGGCAACACCTTCACGAAGACTGGTCGCCCGAGCAGGTGTATGTCATTGGTGATACCCCGAAAGATATCGAGTGCGGAAAACATATTGGTGCTCACACGGTTGCAGTGGCAACGGGTCATCACACGGTTGAGCAGCTAATGGAGCACGAACCGTCCCTGGTCCTGGAATCCTTTGACGATCCGCAAATTCTGATCAGCTACCTCAATCGTTAA
- a CDS encoding sigma 54-interacting transcriptional regulator: MKVTLLEGENSADYQAKLAVSGITPYLEDFDHIRDLDGESTDWIYMIPLEFTNSSDWSEVRARLAGANRYFIVVGENLTSESIITHIRDGAFDVLDLKDTDARWMSSIHEANSSQDLWWQLYGGYSGKQDDDLVGRSAGIQSLKQSASIIGPTNASVMILGESGAGKERVAQAIHNASGRKTFIPVNCAAIPKDLIESELFGVEKGAYTGAVAAKKGLIQEADGGTLFLDEIGELDIMLQPKLLRFLETRKARRLGSNAEYSVDIRIVTATNRDLEADIANGVFRADLYYRISEVILNIPPLRARLEDIPILAQTFLKMSVERFGKSFEWIEPELINKFQNHVWPGNVRELKQSIDRLVILNNGQTLLARWWEVPLRSHGVNRPAVYPNSPVASNPPWEMEPPPPQTVNPHYAPPPPPSPPPPPPPTPARDDISMYLQGAPPNKKDRYKHAQKLLEQSDNDFAWVAARMGIHPTTLYRWRLRKKV, encoded by the coding sequence ATGAAAGTAACGCTTCTAGAAGGTGAAAATTCCGCGGATTACCAGGCCAAGTTGGCGGTGAGTGGTATTACTCCTTATTTGGAGGACTTTGATCATATTCGTGACTTGGATGGAGAATCCACTGATTGGATCTACATGATCCCGCTGGAGTTCACGAACAGCTCCGATTGGTCTGAAGTTCGAGCACGTCTCGCTGGTGCGAATCGTTACTTTATTGTGGTAGGCGAAAATCTTACCAGCGAAAGTATCATTACCCATATCCGCGATGGTGCTTTCGATGTACTCGACCTCAAAGATACGGATGCGCGTTGGATGTCATCGATTCACGAAGCGAACAGCTCTCAGGATCTTTGGTGGCAACTTTATGGCGGCTATTCAGGCAAGCAGGACGACGACTTGGTTGGTCGGTCTGCTGGCATTCAAAGCTTAAAACAAAGTGCCTCAATCATCGGTCCGACCAATGCTTCGGTAATGATTCTGGGTGAATCGGGTGCCGGAAAAGAACGCGTTGCCCAGGCCATTCACAATGCTTCGGGTCGCAAGACTTTCATCCCAGTGAATTGCGCCGCTATTCCGAAGGACCTGATTGAATCCGAACTTTTCGGAGTGGAGAAGGGTGCTTATACCGGTGCCGTCGCGGCTAAAAAGGGACTCATTCAAGAAGCGGATGGAGGGACGCTCTTTCTCGATGAAATCGGCGAGCTCGATATCATGCTGCAGCCGAAACTACTGCGTTTTCTCGAAACACGAAAAGCACGTCGATTGGGAAGTAATGCGGAATACTCGGTCGATATTCGGATTGTAACTGCAACGAACAGGGACCTTGAAGCGGATATCGCCAACGGTGTTTTCCGAGCAGATTTGTACTACCGCATCTCAGAGGTTATTTTAAATATCCCACCGCTTCGGGCGCGCCTGGAAGACATTCCCATTTTGGCTCAGACTTTTCTCAAAATGAGTGTTGAACGGTTCGGCAAAAGTTTCGAGTGGATCGAACCGGAGCTCATAAACAAATTTCAAAATCATGTGTGGCCAGGAAATGTCCGTGAGTTGAAGCAATCGATCGACCGCTTGGTAATCCTCAATAATGGACAAACCCTACTTGCCCGATGGTGGGAAGTGCCCCTGCGCTCGCATGGAGTTAACAGACCTGCAGTTTATCCCAATTCACCTGTTGCCTCTAACCCGCCTTGGGAAATGGAGCCGCCGCCGCCTCAGACGGTTAACCCTCACTATGCTCCTCCTCCTCCGCCTTCTCCGCCGCCTCCTCCTCCTCCGACTCCTGCGCGCGATGATATTTCCATGTACTTGCAAGGTGCCCCTCCCAACAAAAAGGATCGCTACAAGCATGCGCAAAAGTTGCTTGAACAAAGCGACAATGATTTTGCGTGGGTTGCGGCACGGATGGGAATTCATCCCACCACTTTGTATCGGTGGCGGTTGAGGAAGAAAGTGTGA
- the proS gene encoding proline--tRNA ligase: MSKSERTAISPTRDQDYPEWYQQVVRAAELAENSPVRGCMVIKPWGYALWENMQRELDDMFKATGHKNAYFPLFIPISYLEKEAAHVDGFAKECAVVTHHRLELNEDGKLVPAGELDEPLIVRPTSETIIGEMFSKWVQSYRDLPLLINQWANVVRWELRTRLFLRTTEFLWQEGHTAHATQEEAVEETLKMLDVYANFAENWMAVPVIKGEKTEGERFPGAVNTYCIEAMMQDRKALQAGTSHFLGQNFSRASNIDFLDEKGERALAWTTSWGVSTRLVGGLIMTHADDDGMVIPPKIAPTHLVILPVLRKDSDPVAILNYCREIKKELESKSYHGRRIWVEIDERDIRGGEKMWSWIKKGIPTWIEVGPRDMESGTVFFGRRDLGPKERKGIGRDAFVEGFIETLDNMQDGLLAKAKDFRQANTRTIDSKEDFYEFFTPNNVDQPEIHGGFALAHYSGEPELEALIQSELKVTVRCIPQCGSPEPGICIFTGKPSPQQVVFAKSY, from the coding sequence ATGAGTAAGTCGGAAAGAACCGCCATTTCACCAACAAGAGATCAAGATTACCCTGAATGGTATCAGCAAGTGGTTCGTGCGGCCGAACTTGCCGAGAATTCGCCCGTTCGCGGATGCATGGTGATAAAGCCTTGGGGCTATGCTTTATGGGAAAATATGCAGCGCGAGTTGGATGACATGTTCAAGGCGACCGGGCACAAGAATGCTTATTTTCCCTTGTTTATCCCTATAAGCTATTTGGAGAAGGAAGCGGCGCATGTAGATGGCTTTGCAAAGGAATGCGCCGTAGTAACGCACCATCGGCTTGAGCTTAACGAAGACGGGAAGCTGGTGCCAGCGGGAGAATTGGATGAACCTTTGATAGTACGACCTACTTCAGAGACTATTATTGGAGAAATGTTTTCCAAGTGGGTGCAATCCTACCGCGACCTGCCTTTATTGATAAATCAATGGGCCAATGTGGTTCGCTGGGAATTGCGCACACGGCTCTTTCTGCGAACTACCGAATTTCTATGGCAGGAGGGGCATACGGCCCACGCCACCCAGGAAGAAGCAGTTGAAGAAACACTAAAGATGCTGGATGTTTATGCCAATTTTGCTGAGAACTGGATGGCCGTTCCTGTTATCAAAGGCGAAAAAACGGAAGGCGAACGTTTTCCAGGGGCTGTTAATACCTATTGTATCGAGGCTATGATGCAGGATCGGAAAGCGCTCCAAGCCGGAACATCTCATTTCCTCGGTCAGAATTTCTCAAGGGCTTCAAATATTGATTTTCTCGATGAGAAAGGAGAGCGAGCATTGGCTTGGACCACTTCCTGGGGGGTTTCCACCCGTTTGGTCGGTGGCTTGATCATGACTCATGCCGATGATGATGGTATGGTCATTCCTCCGAAGATTGCGCCGACCCATCTGGTTATATTACCCGTTCTTCGCAAAGATTCTGACCCTGTGGCAATTTTGAATTACTGTCGGGAAATTAAAAAAGAGCTAGAAAGTAAAAGCTACCATGGTCGTCGGATCTGGGTTGAAATTGATGAGCGCGATATCCGCGGAGGCGAAAAAATGTGGTCCTGGATCAAGAAAGGAATTCCAACGTGGATCGAGGTAGGTCCACGGGATATGGAATCTGGAACGGTGTTCTTTGGTCGACGTGATTTGGGTCCAAAGGAGCGGAAAGGTATTGGCCGGGATGCTTTCGTTGAGGGATTTATTGAGACCTTGGATAATATGCAGGATGGATTGTTAGCAAAAGCGAAGGACTTCCGCCAAGCTAACACCCGAACTATCGATTCGAAGGAAGACTTCTATGAATTCTTCACACCAAATAATGTTGATCAACCGGAGATTCATGGAGGATTTGCACTGGCTCATTATTCGGGCGAACCTGAGCTGGAGGCGCTGATTCAATCTGAATTGAAAGTGACGGTTCGGTGTATTCCACAATGCGGAAGTCCAGAGCCTGGCATTTGCATTTTCACTGGGAAGCCAAGTCCGCAGCAGGTCGTTTTTGCAAAGTCCTACTAG